The stretch of DNA ATGCAATATTGATTGACTTGCCCGCTGTTTGAGAAAAGTTGGAATTGGCAGCCATTAATGTTGCCAGCACGGCATCATCTACATACACAAAATCGCGCGATATTTCGGGTTGCACCAAAGGCGGAAATTCTTGCTGCAATGCCTTTTTTATGAGTGTGGGAATTAAGCGATCCGGCTCTTCGTAAGCACCAAAAACCGAATAATATCTTAAGTTCAGCACCGGCATTTCTTTTATAGTGCCATAAAACTTAATCATGTGTGCCGCACTAGCTTTGGTTACTGCATAATGACTATTAGGCAATAGCTCATCGCTTTCTTTTGGTGCTACACAATTTAAGCCGTATTCGCTGCTGCTGCCGGCATGTATAAATGCCTTTACCGAATAGCGCGAAGCTGTTTCGAGCAGGTGCAACAATCCGGTGTAATTGGTTTCGTGAATTAACTCAACATCGCTTTGCTTGCTGTATGCGCCATAAGCAGCCAAATCAAAAATTGTTTTGAATTGAAACTGACTAAACAACTGCTCTACCTCTTGCTTCTTTATGATATTACAATGCAAGATATGCTTGGCAGGAATATCATCTAACCGCCACGGAATAAAGGGTTTGCTGGTGGTGGCATACACATCTTTGCGCTGTGCAAAAACACTTCTAAAAAGATTGGCACCTATAAAACCTCCTGCGCCAATTATTAAAATTGGGCCTTCTAACTGCTGTACCTGAAACTTAATTTTTTCTGAGAGTTGCAAAACAATTCTTTTTGAGCAGTGGCGAATTTATGCTTTAGTGCGAAGATGCGAAGGAATTTTGCTTAATCTGTTTTCACCAAGCGAAAAACACGCTTGAAATTTTCACCTACAACACTTACCGAATATACACCTTTACTCCAATTGGCGCCCATTTCGGCAGTACCGGAATTAAAGTTGTTCGCTTCTATTATCCTTCCGGTGGCATCGAATACCTGCCACGCTCCTTTTCCGGTGGAAGTAAAATGTGTGGAGCCGCTAAAAATCGTAGGAGCAAAAAAAACATTTTCTTCAGCAGGTTCTTGCACCTCCGTTGTGGTACAGTTTAGAAAAACATTTAGTGGCGTAACCACACCATTCTGCATCATTACATTCTTTACAATTTTGGTTTGGCAGCGTTTGGAGGGGTCATAGAACCTTACATCGTAACTACCGGCATCGGCAATTCCTGTTTTGTAATCGGCAAGATAATTACTTTGCTTCACTGCCTTTTCTCCAATAAAAGACACTTCAATTCCTGCAAGATTAGTTCCCTGCAAACTCTTTACTTTTCCTTCTAAATAGCAGGCACGTTGGTAAGTTGGCGTAAGCACAAACAAACCTTCTTGCCTATCGCTTGCCAATATATTTCCCGATGGCAAAAACGGATACACACCCCAGCAGCCTTCAAAACCCGAAGCATCGGCAAATGGAGATGTATCGTACTGAGCAATCTCTACCAAATTATCGTTTTTATGTGCATCTACAATGGTAATACCTGCACGGTAATAGCTTGTATGCAAAAAACTATCGGGCATAATGTACGTGTTGTGCGGTATCAAACTATCGTAATACGAGTGGCGATATTCATCTAACAGAGTAATGTTGCTTAAATCGCTCACATCGTACACCGCTACTGTTGCGTAAGGTTTTTCATCGGTAGTGTAAAGGTATTTTCCATCGTGGCTTAACCAGCAGTTGTGGGCAAATGCAAATGGAGTTTGAAAACGTTCCATTACCACTGGTTGATGTCTATTTCTCACATCAACAACAGTAATGTTTCCATTCATAATTTCTGCCGTCCATAAAGTATCGTTGCGTGCAAAACAATCGTGCACATAAAAATCGTTGTATAAACCCAAATAAGTTGGCACCAACGGATTAGGCTTTAAATCAAAAATCATTGTACCAGAAGTACCTCGGCTTCCATTCAAATACAAAAAACCCTTTTCATCTATAAAACATGTATGTGAAGCTCCTGCTTTGTATATATTCTCATCTTTCCAAAAAACTACATTTACAGAGGTGGGCAGGTTAGATAAATCTACAATCATTAAACCTTTGCGCCCATGCTCGTTTGTCATGTACACATATTGCTTCCATGTTTTAGGTTCTTGCCATAAGCTACTGTCGCCTTCAATAAAAAAAACCTCACTCGGATTATCGGGATTGGTTACATCTACAATAGATAAACCAAACTCCACTCCAACTAAAGCATACTCTTTATGATGAACAGAATCGTAATATCCCCAAAGATTAGAGAGTATTCCTTCGTATTGCAAATTGCTGCGGAGTTGAAAGTTCTTTTGTGCAGTTGCAATAAAACCACAAAAAAACAGCAAACAGCATATACTGCCTCGTGTAAAGTAACTCATGCTACGAAGAAAACAAAGAACAGGAATTATTCCTCAATTATAGTATCATTTACAGTTGGCTCATATACACGGCTAATAGGAATACCGGAATGGAACCGCAGCTTTTTATATATCAAATTCACATCTACCAAACCTACTATATCCTCTAAATGCTTTCCGTTTTTATCAAAAAATCGCATGGTCGGCAACTGGTGTATTTTCTCTTCGTTGTTTACTTCCAACCCTTCAAAACTTTCAAGATCAATATACTTCACTAGATAATGGCTATTGGTAAATGCCGCAACCACATCGTTATTCAGCACTTCCTTTCTTAGTGTTTTACAAGGTGCACACCAACTGGCACCAAACAATAAAATATATGGCTGTTTTAAGCGCACTGCTTCGCGCTTCAGCGCTTTGTAAGAGCCATCAAAATACTTGAGCGAATCGGGAGCAAGTGCCCTGCATGGATTAAAAAAACTACTGCCACATACGAGCAATACCAATACTAAAAGGAAAAATGAAACGCGCATCTCTTTGGGCTCTATATTGAAACATGCTGATAGATAAAGAAAACTTCATCGCGTTTAATCGGCTCCTCGCGTGTTTGGTAAATCAAGCGCCACTCGCGCTGAAATTCCGGATATTGTATGGGCGTATTCATTAACAACAATATGCTATCTTTTTGCTGAAATTTCATTGCAACAATATAGGGTGCATAATCGCCATTGTATTTCATGTAATTATTAAAGAAAACCGTATCGAGCGGAATAAATGTGCCATTGCGCTGCTGATCGGCATACCAAATAGGTTTTCCTTTTGGTAAATATGGCGCCACAGCAGAAGCCGCATACGATCTGTGCCCTACAATTGTGTACTTATCCAATCCGTTCTTCATTAAAAATTCACCTGTATTTTGAGCATCCGAAAAATTTCTATTGTTCTCTTCCTGAATGTAATCTATTGACTTTAAATCTTGCGAAAACATTACAAAAGCAAACAAACCTGCACCCACCCAATCGAGCCATTTATAGGTTTCTAACGAAGCAATACTTTTGTAATAACTCGCAATAATAAATGCCCCCAATAAGAACACAAGCAAGAAGCCATGATGCCGCAATGTTCCTTGAAACTTATAGGCAATAAGGTACGAAAACCCCAATACCGAAATAGCCAAAAACAATAATGCAAAAGGCTTTCTTATGAATGAAAGTGCCATAACCAAGTATAGAAACAAGGCTAAACTGCCCTCTTCTTTATTTAACAGGAGTGCATTTCCAAAAGCATCTAACAAGGCAGTTGCCGGCTGCTCCGCGCTTTTGGTAATGCCATTTTTTAAACCTGCACTTAGCAGCAATACCAAAGTAAATAATCCACCTGCTGCCATTATTGCCATAGCAACAAAATTCTTTGGTTTAAAATCCTTCTTCAATACCACTTCTAAAAAGAAAATAACGCCAATGGCAGCACCTGCACAAAACGCCAACACATTGGTTTGAAACAGTAAGAATACTATTCCTGCAAAAAGAAATGGCTGCTCGAAACGCTTTTCATAACATGCGCCTAGTATTGCCAGCAACAATGCCACCATAGCGTAGTTTCGTGCAATTACTGCATACTCATACGCAAAGTAATATGAAAACAAAAGGGTGATTGCCACCAATGGATTTAACTTGTTTTTAAAGAGCAATACCCATGCAAATGCAATTGCAATAACATTGTGCAGTATGCCGATATAACTATACGGCATTCCTAGCTTTGCAAACGGCATAAGTATAAAATACCACAGTGGTGGATGCCCTTCGTTTGGCAAATAACCCAACAATTCTGAGAGCGATAAATCGCGGGCAATGAGCCAACTTTGTGCTTCATCGCGCCACGGCTCGTGATTAGATGTAGTGTATAGTATCAACAATGAATAAATGCCCCACACCAACCATTTAAGCGGAATACTTAACTCAAACTTAAACGAAGTATTATTCTCTTTTGTAAGCGATTTTGCCTTTGCAGCACTCATGAAGTTTATTTGATTAACAGCAAAGGAAATAGATTTTACAGCACCAGCAACAATTCCATTACAACCTGTTAATTATGTGCTAGCCATAGCAAGTAAACCCTTATTATTGCAAACATAGTTTACACAGCCATGAGCCTCACCATTATTATTGTTATTGTAACCGCCATTATTTCATTTATGGCATTTAGCCGACACGAATTGGTAGAAAAATTACTATTCTACCCTTACGTAATGTGGCGAAACAATGAATGGCACCGCCTCTTTAGCTGTTCATTCATACATGCCGATATTGGGCATCTGCTCTTTAACTTACTGGCGTTTTGGAGTTTCGGCACATTTGTAGAAGGCTACTTTGTAGCATCCTTTCCAATGGGAGCACTGCTGTATTTAATTTTATACTTCGGAGCAGTTGCATTAGCAGACAGCTACAATCTTTTCGCACAAAAAAACAATCCCGGTTACAGAAGTTTGGGAGCCAGCGGAGGCGTATCGGCAATAGTGTTTGCCAGCATTTTAATTCACCCAACGGGCGGAATTTCTATTATGTTTTTGCCTTCTATGCCTGCCTATATTTTTGGTCCGTTATACCTTGCTTACTGCGCCTACATGGCAAAACGCGGAGCCGATAATATTGGACACGTGGCACACTTTACAGGTAGTATTTTTGGCTTTCTGTTTCCTTTATTGCTGCGCCCCGCCTTGCTACCAGAGTTCTTTCAACAGATTTTAGGAAAATAGTAGGCTTCCTAAAATTCCCTAAACCACAAAAGTTTTACACCTCCTTTTTAGGTAGCATCTTGCACATCTGTATTTTAGCGCAGAAACTAATTTTGAATTAAAAGTTCCCAAGCATGAGTTTACCATCACTCAGTTTACGAAGACCGGTTCTTGCACTTGTACTGAATATAGTAATTGTATTATTCGGCATCATCGGATTTTCGTTTTTGGGCGTACGCGAATACCCATCGGTAGATCCACCGGTAATAACCGTTCGAACCAGCTACACCGGAGCCAATGCCGATATTATTGAGTCGCAAATTACCGAGCCATTAGAAAAAGCCATCAATGGAATTGCGGGCATTAGAAGCATTTCGTCTTCCAGCAACCAAGGCTCCAGTGTAATTACCGTAGAATTTACACTAAGTATAAGTTTAGAAGAAGCGGCCAACGATGTGCGCGACAAAGTAAGCCAAGCCGTAAGGCAGCTACCGCAAGATATAGATGCGCCTCCGGTAGTTTCAAAAGCCGATGCTAATAGCGATGCCATTCTTGCCATGACCGTGCAAAGCCATAAGCGCAACTTACTGGAAGTAAGCGATTATGCATCCAATGTGTTGTTAGAAAAACTGCAAACCATTCCGGGTGTAAGCCAGGTGCAGGTTTGGGGCGAAAAAAAGTATGCCATGCGGCTGTGGTTAGACCCTATGAAAATGGCTGCACAAAACATTACTTTCCAAGATGTAAACAATGCATTGAATAGAGAGAACGTAGAACTGCCCGGAGGAAAAATTTATGGCAACTCCACAGAACTTACCGTAAAAACTTTTGGAAAACTTGTTACCGAAGAAGACTTTGAGAACCTTATCATTAAACAAGATGACAACGCCATAATAAAGCTACGCGATTTAGGAGAAGCGGTATTGGGACCCGAAAATGAAGAAACCATTTTAAAGTGCGATGGCGTACCTATGGTAGCGTTGGCATTGGTGCCGCAACCGGGTTCTAACTACGTTACTATTACCGATGAGTTTTACAAACGCTTCGACCAAATAAAAAAAGACATTCCTGAAGATTACAATCTTGACATAATTTTCGATAGTACTCAATTCATTAAAAAATCTATTAGCGAAGTAGAAGAAACGCTGCTTATAGCTTTTGTGCTGGTGGTGCTAATTATTTACCTCTTTTTTAGAGATTGGCTTATAGCATTCCGGCCGTTAATAGATATTCCTGTATCGCTTATTGGAGCCTTCTTTATTATGTACATTAGTGGATTTACCATTAATGTACTCACCCTATTGGGTATAGTACTTGCCACCGGGCTAGTGGTAGATGACGGTATTGTGGTAACAGAAAATATATTCAAAAAACTAGAGCTTGGCATGAGCAAAGAAAAAGCAGCCCGCGAAGGTTCAGAAGAAATTTTCTTTGCTGTAATTGCTACTTCTATTACGCTTGCCGTGGTATTTCTTCCCATTATTTTCTTGCAAGGCTTTGTAGGTAGTTTATTTAGAGAATTTGGAATTGTGGTAGCAGGAGCCGTACTTGTTTCCGCATTCGTATCACTTTCGCTCACACCGGTACTAAACGTTTGGCTTACGCGCAACCATCAGAAAAAAACATGGTTCTACGAAAAAACAGAGCCATTCTTTGAATGGATGGACAATAGCTACCGCAGTGCACTCGAAACATTTATGAAACGCAAATGGCTTGCCATTGTGGCATTGGTTATGTGCGTATTGCTTATGGCACTTTTCAGCAAGTTACTGCAAAGCGAATTAGCTCCATTAGAAGATCGCAGTATGATACGCTTAAGTGTTACCGCACCGGAAGGTACTTCGTACGATTTTATGGAAGGCTTTATGACAAAAGTTTCCAACTACCTTGTAGACTCTACTCCCGGCAAGCGACAAGTACTTACAGTTACCGCTCCTGGTTTTTCGGGCAGTGGCGCAACCAACACTGGATTTGCACGCCTTTCGTTGGTTGATCCACAAGAGCGAAATGTAACACAGCAACAAGTGGTAGATGCACTTAATAAAGGGTTAAAACAATTCAATGACGGAAAAATTTTCACCATACAAGAACAAACTATTTCTACCGGAGGTGCAGCGCGTTTTGGATTGCCGGTGCAGTTTGTAATTCAAAACATGGATTTCGAAAAAATAAAATCTGTGTTACCCAAATTTATGGAAGCCGTACAAAAGAGTCAGGTATTCCAAATTGCTGATGTAAACTTAAAATTCAACAAACCTGAACTGCAAATTGAAATTGAAAGACTTAAAGCCAACGAACTTGGCGTAAGTGTGCTCGATATTTCAAACACTTTACAATTAGCACTCAGCGGCAGAAGACTTGGCTACTTTACCATGAATGGAAGACAATATGAGGTGGTGGGTCAAGTAAACCGCGACAACCGCGATGAACCAATAGACTTAAAGAGCTTTTATGTACGCAACAATAAAGGCGAATTAATTCAATTAGACAATTTGGTGAGCATGAAAGAGGTGAGCAACCCTCCGCAGCTATACCATTTCAATCGCTTTAAATCTGCTACTGTTTCTGCAAGTTTAGCTCCGGGAAAAACAATGGGCGATGGCATTGCAGAAATGAACAGCATTGCCGACAAATTATTAGACGACACCTTTAGCACCGCACTCAATGGCGCATCTCGCGACTTTTCCGAAAGTTCATCCAACACATCTTTTGCATTCTTATTGGCGTTAATTTTGGTTTACCTAATTCTTGCCGCACAGTTCGAAAGTTTTGTAGACCCATTAGTAATAATGTTTACCGTTCCATTGGCATTGGCAGGTGCGCTTTTAAGCCTATGGATGTTTAACCAAACCCTAAACATTTTCTCCGAAATTGGCATAATTATGCTTATTGGATTGGTTACTAAAAACGGTATTCTTATTGTAGAATTTGCCAATCAAAAACAAGAAGAAGGATTAAAAAAATTAGATGCCGTAATTACAGCATCCGCCATGCGTTTACGCCCAATTTTAATGACCAGTTTAGCCACTGCTTTAGGTGCCGTACCAATTGCATTTGCCATTGGAGCAGGCGCACAAAGCCGCATACCATTAGGCATTGTAATTATTGGTGGCATTATGTTTTCACTTATCCTCACGCTATTTGTAATTCCTGCCATGTACGCCATGATGAGCAGAACCAAAACCGCCAAACATTAATTTATGAGATTGCTTTCATTGTATTTTTCATTCATCATTTTGTGTGCTTGTGCCAACCCAATAGCAGCGCAAACCCTTACTTTGCAAGATGTCATAAGCCTTAGCTTAGAAAAAAACTACGATATTATTCTTGCAAAAACAGACTCTGCCATTGCTAAACGAAACAACACTATTGGCAATGCAGGCATGTTGCCTAGCGTTAGTGTAAATGGTGGTGTAAACTATGGATTAAGCAACCTGCATCAAAAGTTTACAAACGGTACAGAAATCAATAAAAACAATGTAAATGCGCTTAATGCAAATGCCTCTGCCAACTTAAACTGGACACTCTTTGATGGTTTAAAAATGTTTTTCACCAAAAAGAGACTTTCTATGCAAGAATCGTTGGCAACATTGCAACTTAAAGAGCAGGTACAAACCAGCATTGCAGCTGTAATTATTGCTTACTCTAATGTGGTAAAACAACAGCAAGCAGTAAATGCCTACAACGAAGCAATTAAGCTGGCAGAAGAGCGCTTAAAAATTGCTACTTCAAAGGTAGAACTAGGAGTAAGTGCTAAAACAGACGCACTACAAGCCAGAGTAGATGCTAATGCGCGCAAAGCTGAATTACTCAAGCAGCAAGCATTGCTAGAAACCGCTAAACAAAACCTAAACGCACTGCTTGCCCGCAATGCAGAAACTGCTTTTGAGGTAGAAGACAGTATCACTTTTAACGATAAAATTACAGCCCAATCGCTACAAGAAATAAACAACAAC from Chitinophagales bacterium encodes:
- a CDS encoding choice-of-anchor B family protein; translation: MSYFTRGSICCLLFFCGFIATAQKNFQLRSNLQYEGILSNLWGYYDSVHHKEYALVGVEFGLSIVDVTNPDNPSEVFFIEGDSSLWQEPKTWKQYVYMTNEHGRKGLMIVDLSNLPTSVNVVFWKDENIYKAGASHTCFIDEKGFLYLNGSRGTSGTMIFDLKPNPLVPTYLGLYNDFYVHDCFARNDTLWTAEIMNGNITVVDVRNRHQPVVMERFQTPFAFAHNCWLSHDGKYLYTTDEKPYATVAVYDVSDLSNITLLDEYRHSYYDSLIPHNTYIMPDSFLHTSYYRAGITIVDAHKNDNLVEIAQYDTSPFADASGFEGCWGVYPFLPSGNILASDRQEGLFVLTPTYQRACYLEGKVKSLQGTNLAGIEVSFIGEKAVKQSNYLADYKTGIADAGSYDVRFYDPSKRCQTKIVKNVMMQNGVVTPLNVFLNCTTTEVQEPAEENVFFAPTIFSGSTHFTSTGKGAWQVFDATGRIIEANNFNSGTAEMGANWSKGVYSVSVVGENFKRVFRLVKTD
- a CDS encoding TolC family protein — its product is MRLLSLYFSFIILCACANPIAAQTLTLQDVISLSLEKNYDIILAKTDSAIAKRNNTIGNAGMLPSVSVNGGVNYGLSNLHQKFTNGTEINKNNVNALNANASANLNWTLFDGLKMFFTKKRLSMQESLATLQLKEQVQTSIAAVIIAYSNVVKQQQAVNAYNEAIKLAEERLKIATSKVELGVSAKTDALQARVDANARKAELLKQQALLETAKQNLNALLARNAETAFEVEDSITFNDKITAQSLQEINNNLTVQAALVQAGIAKQQLKETQAKRSPVIVGNAAYSYTYSKSDAGFSLFNQQNGLTVGATLVFPLFNGLNINREVKIARLNITRAETGLEKIKLQITVQQKKAARDYEVAKQALQLEEENISYAKENVMIATERFKLSQSTSIEFREAQKSYEDALLRLVAARYDVKSTETELLRLSSKIIE
- a CDS encoding thioredoxin family protein, with translation MRVSFFLLVLVLLVCGSSFFNPCRALAPDSLKYFDGSYKALKREAVRLKQPYILLFGASWCAPCKTLRKEVLNNDVVAAFTNSHYLVKYIDLESFEGLEVNNEEKIHQLPTMRFFDKNGKHLEDIVGLVDVNLIYKKLRFHSGIPISRVYEPTVNDTIIEE
- a CDS encoding rhomboid family intramembrane serine protease — protein: MSLTIIIVIVTAIISFMAFSRHELVEKLLFYPYVMWRNNEWHRLFSCSFIHADIGHLLFNLLAFWSFGTFVEGYFVASFPMGALLYLILYFGAVALADSYNLFAQKNNPGYRSLGASGGVSAIVFASILIHPTGGISIMFLPSMPAYIFGPLYLAYCAYMAKRGADNIGHVAHFTGSIFGFLFPLLLRPALLPEFFQQILGK
- a CDS encoding efflux RND transporter permease subunit, with the protein product MSLPSLSLRRPVLALVLNIVIVLFGIIGFSFLGVREYPSVDPPVITVRTSYTGANADIIESQITEPLEKAINGIAGIRSISSSSNQGSSVITVEFTLSISLEEAANDVRDKVSQAVRQLPQDIDAPPVVSKADANSDAILAMTVQSHKRNLLEVSDYASNVLLEKLQTIPGVSQVQVWGEKKYAMRLWLDPMKMAAQNITFQDVNNALNRENVELPGGKIYGNSTELTVKTFGKLVTEEDFENLIIKQDDNAIIKLRDLGEAVLGPENEETILKCDGVPMVALALVPQPGSNYVTITDEFYKRFDQIKKDIPEDYNLDIIFDSTQFIKKSISEVEETLLIAFVLVVLIIYLFFRDWLIAFRPLIDIPVSLIGAFFIMYISGFTINVLTLLGIVLATGLVVDDGIVVTENIFKKLELGMSKEKAAREGSEEIFFAVIATSITLAVVFLPIIFLQGFVGSLFREFGIVVAGAVLVSAFVSLSLTPVLNVWLTRNHQKKTWFYEKTEPFFEWMDNSYRSALETFMKRKWLAIVALVMCVLLMALFSKLLQSELAPLEDRSMIRLSVTAPEGTSYDFMEGFMTKVSNYLVDSTPGKRQVLTVTAPGFSGSGATNTGFARLSLVDPQERNVTQQQVVDALNKGLKQFNDGKIFTIQEQTISTGGAARFGLPVQFVIQNMDFEKIKSVLPKFMEAVQKSQVFQIADVNLKFNKPELQIEIERLKANELGVSVLDISNTLQLALSGRRLGYFTMNGRQYEVVGQVNRDNRDEPIDLKSFYVRNNKGELIQLDNLVSMKEVSNPPQLYHFNRFKSATVSASLAPGKTMGDGIAEMNSIADKLLDDTFSTALNGASRDFSESSSNTSFAFLLALILVYLILAAQFESFVDPLVIMFTVPLALAGALLSLWMFNQTLNIFSEIGIIMLIGLVTKNGILIVEFANQKQEEGLKKLDAVITASAMRLRPILMTSLATALGAVPIAFAIGAGAQSRIPLGIVIIGGIMFSLILTLFVIPAMYAMMSRTKTAKH